One Deltaproteobacteria bacterium genomic window carries:
- a CDS encoding XRE family transcriptional regulator has protein sequence MDERKRKALEKQGWKIGSTAEFLDLSKSEAEYVEVKAALAHALSSKRRKMRLSQNAVASKLDSSQSRVAKMEAGDHTVSLDLLIRSFLKLGASTKELGQVISSAGEPLRKKRVVA, from the coding sequence ATGGATGAGCGCAAACGAAAAGCTTTGGAAAAACAAGGATGGAAAATTGGTAGCACTGCTGAGTTTTTAGACCTAAGCAAATCTGAAGCCGAATATGTCGAAGTTAAAGCGGCGCTTGCTCATGCTCTTTCTTCAAAACGCCGAAAAATGAGGCTAAGTCAAAATGCCGTAGCTAGTAAGCTTGATTCTAGCCAATCAAGGGTTGCTAAAATGGAAGCCGGTGATCATACGGTTTCTTTAGACCTCTTAATTCGCTCTTTTTTAAAGCTCGGTGCTAGCACCAAAGAGCTAGGGCAGGTAATTTCATCGGCGGGTGAGCCACTACGCAAAAAACGAGTAGTGGCTTGA
- a CDS encoding type II toxin-antitoxin system HigB family toxin — protein sequence MFTTASILNNNRVVFNIKGNEYRLVVRIAYTIQTCWIRFVGTHNNRRSPNILVA from the coding sequence ATGTTCACAACTGCAAGTATTCTTAATAATAACCGTGTCGTTTTTAATATTAAAGGAAATGAGTATCGTCTAGTTGTTCGTATAGCGTATACAATTCAAACTTGTTGGATACGTTTTGTAGGTACACATAATAATCGTCGGAGTCCAAACATATTGGTTGCATAA
- a CDS encoding HAMP domain-containing protein — translation MTITQKLVLYALAVALLPLASSGFTLIRLGEDGMRARIEAHQRTATAAVAASIEQSINEIGERAVTALELTDPLRLSAAERLGLLRLLHRQATAIRASVFLDANGQLLVRPVTSAINADELSLTAANDAVKRLRDNLPAAWSESVNNGQVLLSPVYFPPSGPARLAMAVGCCANPEGKPLAAAGVELELTSDVLGGVDIETGANSRLFVVDRFGRVIAHPTLAVGTDLSQHAAIIRLKGGQNRGSLNHTEDNISWAASFARVANLGWGVVVEQPESVAFADARRMRMRMLTWISITTLVVALTALLFASRLRQRLLRLMQGARMFAVGRLGERVKVNSNDEISELAKTLNSMASELDHSLREIDAWGRTLETKVDDRTRELRQAQTQLLLQSKLAAIGQLGAGVAHEVNNPLAGILGYVQLLLRKFKAEDTEYTSLKRIEEAAQRCRTITTNLLRFSQRGLSGRNAIEVNELVEEVLELMGSGITESGIEIVRELAADAGAITVDAGQLALVLINLLSNAKNAMTEGGKITIHTRDLGDQAQITVSDTGHGIDPEHLSRIFDPFFTTKTNWTGVGLGLSVAYRIIADHGGRIEVESKINIGSQFIITLPRKPVAPVQETSTPQRPVLLA, via the coding sequence GTGACCATTACTCAAAAGCTAGTGCTATATGCTTTAGCTGTAGCATTATTGCCACTGGCTAGTAGCGGTTTTACTTTAATACGCTTGGGTGAAGATGGCATGCGTGCTCGCATTGAGGCGCATCAACGTACCGCCACCGCTGCAGTAGCGGCTAGCATTGAACAATCGATAAACGAAATTGGTGAGCGTGCGGTAACCGCCTTAGAACTTACCGATCCTTTGCGATTATCAGCGGCAGAACGTTTGGGTTTATTACGTCTTTTACATCGACAGGCAACAGCAATTCGCGCTTCAGTGTTTTTAGATGCTAATGGCCAGTTATTGGTACGCCCAGTTACGAGTGCGATAAATGCTGATGAGTTGTCACTTACTGCCGCCAATGATGCGGTTAAGCGTTTACGTGATAATTTGCCTGCTGCATGGTCAGAATCAGTCAACAATGGACAAGTGCTATTAAGTCCGGTTTATTTTCCCCCAAGTGGGCCAGCCCGCTTAGCTATGGCAGTTGGTTGTTGTGCAAATCCTGAGGGAAAACCGCTTGCCGCTGCCGGAGTTGAACTTGAGCTAACCTCAGATGTTTTAGGTGGGGTGGATATTGAAACCGGCGCTAACTCACGTTTATTTGTAGTTGATCGATTTGGTCGTGTTATTGCCCATCCAACCTTAGCGGTTGGTACAGATTTGTCACAACATGCTGCAATCATACGTTTAAAAGGTGGCCAAAATAGGGGGAGCCTAAATCATACTGAAGATAATATTTCTTGGGCCGCCTCATTTGCGCGGGTGGCAAATTTAGGATGGGGGGTGGTGGTTGAACAACCTGAAAGTGTAGCCTTTGCTGATGCCAGGCGTATGCGTATGCGCATGCTTACTTGGATAAGTATTACAACTTTAGTGGTTGCGTTAACCGCATTATTGTTTGCCAGTCGTTTGCGGCAACGACTTTTACGCTTAATGCAGGGTGCCAGAATGTTTGCGGTTGGGCGGTTAGGCGAGCGAGTTAAAGTAAATAGTAATGATGAAATAAGTGAGTTAGCGAAAACGCTAAATTCGATGGCATCTGAGCTTGACCATTCATTGCGTGAAATCGATGCTTGGGGACGTACTCTTGAAACCAAAGTTGATGATCGCACTCGCGAGTTACGACAAGCGCAGACCCAGTTGTTGTTACAATCAAAGTTGGCTGCTATTGGTCAACTTGGAGCTGGTGTAGCGCATGAGGTAAATAATCCACTCGCCGGTATTCTTGGTTATGTACAGCTATTGCTTAGAAAATTTAAAGCAGAAGATACTGAATATACATCGTTAAAACGTATTGAAGAAGCAGCTCAACGTTGTCGCACGATTACCACTAATTTATTACGTTTTTCTCAACGAGGTCTTTCTGGTCGTAACGCTATCGAGGTAAATGAATTAGTTGAAGAAGTGCTAGAATTGATGGGTAGTGGTATTACTGAAAGTGGCATTGAGATAGTGCGTGAACTAGCTGCTGATGCAGGTGCTATCACTGTAGATGCCGGTCAATTAGCATTGGTGTTAATTAATCTGTTAAGTAACGCTAAAAATGCGATGACTGAAGGAGGCAAGATCACCATACACACTAGGGATTTAGGTGACCAGGCTCAGATCACCGTTAGCGATACTGGTCATGGCATTGATCCAGAGCATTTGTCCCGAATTTTTGATCCGTTTTTTACTACCAAAACTAATTGGACAGGAGTTGGTCTTGGTCTTTCGGTTGCCTATCGTATAATTGCCGATCATGGTGGCCGAATTGAAGTAGAAAGCAAAATTAATATTGGAAGTCAGTTTATTATAACTCTGCCACGTAAGCCGGTAGCTCCGGTTCAAGAAACATCAACGCCGCAACGGCCGGTGTTATTAGCATGA
- a CDS encoding response regulator, translated as MKDRAAVLVVDDDALVLELLNETLSPQFDVAIASSGNEALSLLMQREFAVLLADQRMPGMTGVALAAKAREICPHIVTVLLSAYADPKDFIAAINHGQVFRFISKPWEHHDLVLTLHQAVQRSQLSRDNLYLVAEREQRLHALEILQAVVAAGARGSTYYPARVLLTRLHDVVNFDLAAILVTSKNRAPTLELTSTVAVNERNVLELRDQTLALFEYAGGPLLDEARLLPASSCQINEVEYALIESQAQVALQLGGRTVGIMVLQSFKSEAFADDVTQLLDSVANGAAEVLHQIHDVTEHRLHRVLNAIESLTEGIIILDDDGTVQLANQSAQRMLTTAGITAEALWQNFGNSPLAMFTNVGQRSHEVTYGSRTLQVQAASIANVSNGSNSNTSNGFVLIIRDLTTEKERETQRLRFISTVSHEIRTPLSTIAATFDLLLHEAAGALSDKQREYLISAAQAGETLHAVVDDLLEIEKYAAGGMVLKRNLTNIGELIQKVAARFAAAATESELTIDIKSIDSQLELEVDTIRIEQVLSNLLSNAVKYAHSGTSITIEMGKSSAPENSIIIGVHNIADSISPQDLTSIFDRFGTMPPLRPGRHSSGLGLAICRRIIDAHAGLITVESNDNHTSFWIALPIQPQAATTAIELLQPLFVHADNSYNRIALMAELSRCGLPVQLLPPVLAKADHLDIENTSGNIVITTSGKILGNAVLKLEHYSRSDVQVIGDTLFNIARFGAPRLIFSAKPEQKVIETALNALGVQMVIDNNADYARELPTGNPMDILEMLASDVSGSAGVAAIRAFLRRSRAKKVQAGLAILLNNWDGFIAAYGASRAADLLASMLPEITRMVNGENSDTEHETAAIITLSHGFLCCGEQTILEHARDELVARFETLVRLYCRKEDRERGYIALGSRQLALPTITTKVLLLTENDNEFLSILRVTQ; from the coding sequence GTGAAAGATCGCGCAGCAGTTTTGGTTGTTGATGATGACGCCCTCGTTCTTGAATTGCTAAATGAAACTTTATCTCCGCAATTTGATGTGGCGATAGCGAGTTCTGGAAATGAAGCTTTAAGTTTGCTTATGCAACGTGAGTTTGCGGTATTACTTGCCGATCAGCGCATGCCGGGTATGACTGGAGTGGCGTTGGCGGCAAAAGCTCGCGAAATATGCCCACATATAGTCACGGTTCTTCTTTCTGCTTATGCGGACCCCAAAGATTTCATCGCTGCCATAAATCATGGACAAGTATTTCGTTTTATTTCTAAGCCTTGGGAACATCACGATTTAGTATTGACATTGCATCAAGCTGTTCAACGCAGTCAGCTTAGTCGTGACAATTTATATTTGGTAGCTGAGCGTGAGCAACGTTTGCACGCTTTAGAAATTTTGCAAGCAGTAGTTGCGGCTGGAGCGCGAGGCTCAACTTATTATCCCGCTCGTGTTTTGCTAACCCGTTTGCATGATGTGGTTAATTTTGATTTAGCGGCGATTTTAGTTACCAGCAAAAACAGAGCTCCGACTTTAGAGCTAACCAGTACGGTTGCGGTTAATGAGCGTAATGTTCTTGAATTACGCGATCAAACTTTAGCCTTATTTGAATATGCAGGTGGTCCATTACTTGATGAAGCTCGTTTGCTTCCGGCTTCGAGTTGTCAAATAAATGAGGTCGAATATGCGTTAATAGAAAGTCAAGCTCAGGTAGCTTTACAGCTAGGCGGTCGTACTGTTGGCATCATGGTTTTGCAAAGTTTTAAAAGTGAAGCTTTTGCTGATGATGTTACGCAACTACTCGATAGTGTTGCAAATGGCGCGGCTGAAGTATTGCATCAAATTCATGATGTTACCGAACATAGGCTACATCGCGTTTTAAATGCCATCGAATCATTAACAGAAGGGATAATTATTCTTGATGACGATGGTACAGTGCAATTAGCAAATCAAAGTGCACAGCGGATGCTGACTACCGCAGGTATTACTGCCGAAGCATTATGGCAAAATTTCGGTAATTCGCCGTTAGCAATGTTTACTAATGTTGGTCAAAGGAGTCATGAAGTTACCTATGGGTCACGTACTTTACAAGTTCAAGCAGCCTCTATTGCTAATGTTAGTAATGGAAGTAATAGCAATACCTCTAACGGATTTGTGTTAATCATTCGTGATTTAACCACCGAAAAAGAGCGCGAAACACAACGGCTGCGTTTTATTAGTACCGTATCACATGAAATACGTACGCCCTTATCAACTATTGCCGCAACTTTTGACTTACTATTGCACGAGGCTGCTGGTGCGTTGAGTGATAAACAAAGAGAGTATTTAATTAGTGCCGCACAAGCTGGTGAAACTTTACATGCTGTAGTTGACGATTTGCTAGAGATAGAGAAATACGCTGCTGGTGGTATGGTGCTAAAGCGTAACCTTACAAATATTGGTGAATTGATACAAAAAGTAGCAGCGCGATTTGCTGCTGCAGCTACTGAAAGTGAACTAACTATTGATATTAAATCAATAGATAGTCAGCTAGAGTTAGAAGTCGACACTATACGTATTGAGCAAGTTCTGAGTAATTTATTGTCAAATGCAGTGAAGTATGCGCACTCTGGCACAAGTATTACTATTGAGATGGGTAAATCAAGTGCCCCCGAAAATTCTATAATTATTGGCGTGCACAACATAGCCGACTCTATTTCACCACAAGATTTGACTTCAATATTTGATCGGTTTGGAACTATGCCGCCGTTGCGTCCCGGTCGTCATTCAAGCGGGTTGGGGCTAGCTATTTGTCGAAGAATTATTGATGCTCATGCAGGATTAATTACAGTAGAAAGCAATGATAATCATACAAGTTTTTGGATAGCTTTGCCAATACAGCCTCAAGCAGCAACAACTGCAATCGAATTACTTCAACCACTTTTTGTTCATGCTGATAACTCTTATAATCGTATTGCTTTAATGGCAGAATTAAGTCGTTGTGGTTTACCAGTGCAACTTTTGCCGCCAGTTTTAGCTAAGGCAGATCATCTCGATATTGAAAATACTAGTGGTAATATAGTTATTACTACCAGTGGTAAAATTTTAGGTAATGCCGTCCTTAAGCTTGAGCACTATTCTCGTTCTGATGTACAAGTTATAGGTGATACTCTTTTTAATATCGCAAGGTTCGGCGCGCCACGACTAATATTTTCAGCAAAACCAGAGCAGAAAGTTATTGAAACTGCGCTTAACGCCTTAGGTGTACAAATGGTCATTGATAATAATGCCGATTATGCACGCGAGTTACCAACGGGAAATCCAATGGATATACTCGAGATGTTAGCCAGCGATGTTAGTGGCAGTGCCGGAGTTGCTGCTATAAGAGCATTTTTGCGGCGTAGTCGCGCAAAAAAAGTTCAGGCTGGTTTGGCAATATTATTAAATAATTGGGATGGTTTCATAGCTGCTTATGGAGCATCGCGAGCAGCAGACTTATTAGCTAGCATGTTGCCTGAGATTACTCGTATGGTAAACGGCGAAAATAGTGATACAGAACATGAAACTGCTGCTATTATTACTTTAAGCCATGGTTTTTTATGTTGTGGGGAGCAAACAATACTTGAGCATGCAAGAGATGAGCTTGTAGCTCGTTTTGAAACCTTAGTACGTTTGTATTGCCGCAAAGAAGATCGTGAGCGCGGATATATTGCTCTTGGTTCTCGTCAGCTAGCACTACCAACAATTACTACCAAAGTTTTATTGTTAACTGAGAATGATAATGAGTTTCTTTCAATTTTAAGAGTGACACAGTGA